A region from the Ciconia boyciana chromosome 1, ASM3463844v1, whole genome shotgun sequence genome encodes:
- the UPK3A gene encoding uroplakin-3a, with the protein MCSHWVVLAFCCLGQLCADQSLKPQIAAPQLATNNPTLTTVALEKPFCMFDSSLCPNKSYVIYLYAMKESASAISSLVTDNSSKPLDSTFQQTSGGQLGPYKAASFNVPNCASPPKLADVGDINKVSDVLKQYLFRVGDDGTCLYDPNFLAVCNPPLAPDTTYRFKYVLLDTTEGIMKDQTLWSDPIKTRRVKLPLKIDTWPGRRSGDMIVITSILSVLVFLLLAGFLASVSSAVMGSEDSSAETRCMSQTVQQSEPRPQLSSE; encoded by the exons ATGTGCAGCCATTGGGTTGTATTAGCCTTTTGCTGCTTGGGACAGCTGTGTGCAG ATCAAAGCCTGAAGCCTCAGATTGCAGCCCCTCAGCTTGCTACAAACAATCCCACTCTCACTACAGTTGCTCTAGAAAAACCTTTCTGTATGTTTGACAGCTCACTGTGTCCAAATAAATCTTATGTCATCTACTTGTATGCAATGAAGGAATCAG CAAGTGCAATAAGCTCCCTGGTGACCGACAACAGCAGCAAACCACTCGACAGCACCTTCCAGCAAACAAGCGGGGGCCAGCTTGGACCTTACAAGGCTGCCTCATTCAATGTACCCAATTGTGCATCACCTCCCAAACTTGCTGATGTAGGAGATATCAACAAAGTTTCTGATGTCCTGAAACAATACCTTTTCAGAGTCGGGGATGATGGGACTTGTTTGTATGACCCAAACTTTCTAGCTGTCTGTAACCCACCTCTTGCACCAGACACAACATACAG GTTTAAATACGTGTTGCTAGATACCACTGAAGGTATCATGAAAGATCAAACTCTCTGGTCTGACCcaatcaaaaccagaagag TTAAACTTCCCTTGAAAATTGATACCTGGCCTGGTCGAAGGAGTGGAGACATGATTGTCATTACATCGATCCTAAGTGTTCTTGTGTTCCTTCTGCTTGCTGGCTTCCTTGCTTCTGTGTCCTCCGCTGTCAT GGGATCAGAAGATTCTTCTGCAGAGACAAGGTGCATGTCTCAGACTGTTCAACAGAGTGAACCAAGGCCACAGTTAAGCTCTGAGTGA